The nucleotide sequence gtaattcgaaaaaaacttaaatccgttaagctattttaacggcggactattttacaaaacaataaaaatgacCAGTTctgattattatcggccaataactgagttgagattattatcggccaaattgagtcaggtgggattatttatttccaattcgccTAAATTTAAAAGTTGTTCTAGTATTGAAATAATTGTTTACTTAAGTATTTGAGTTTTCTTAATCACCTTAATTTGATCATGAATCATCTTTAAGCCGAGCTTAAGACAACATTATGAAAGAATAACAATTGTTAAGTTATCCAGAGCTCAAGCCCTACATCATTATCAACTTGTTTTTGAGACCAATTGATTTCAATCCTAGTGATATTATATATCACATGATACTTGAAAATATTTTATAAGTGAACTTACAAATAATTATATCATCGTTTGTGACATGGTATTAAAGCTTCTGCATTTTGATTTTTGACAGTAATTGAATGATTAAATGTGGCCAATTATTGTATGTTTTTGTCTATAGAAATTGAATTTAAACCAAACCTACTTAATGTGGCCATTAGTCCTTGCCTCACATCACATAAATATATCTTCTTTTATGGTTGTTTCATAAAATAATTATGTTTTTTAAATTCAAAAAGTTAGATATTTTAGCATGAAAAATATCACAAACAAGAACACTATGTcctaacttttataaaaaataaaataaaaaattaacgAGTATGTGTCTTAGTGTTTTAAATAGTATGAACCTATAAGCCTTTTTACATCTTTACACCAaaattcgttttttttttgttatatcaTGTTCCTTTAAGAGGATTGTGTGGATTACATCCTTACATTTAAAGGCATACACATTTCTTCGTTTTCAATGTTTCATAAAATATGTTTTTATCATTTTTAGAAATTTGTAACATCTGGACTAAAGATACTTTTATCATAAAAGCCCGTTATAAATGAATAAGCTAATTGTCATACATCATCGTGAGAGTACACTTACGTATCCTCATCGTCATAAAATGCATCCTCGTGATAACTCAAATCACCATAAAACGTACATTGTCCCACAAAAATACCCTCGTCCGTATTCTTCTTGTGCCATCAATCAATGACCACCTACTTGGTTCGTGATTCCCTCATGAGCATGCTCAAAAGAAATCAGGATTAGGATCCATGTtcattaacaaaaatcaaatccAGGTCAGGCCTTATTGGAAAACAATAGGTGCCAAGTGAAAAATGCTTATGTGTGATGAATATTTTAAGTTGAagagtaacattttctctctcctccactcacaaccactttttatattttttatattttaaaaacaccacactAATAATATGATgccttggatgtgaatgctcttacccttcttaattttttaacatctctccatttgaaaaactcaaatcaacgaatttctttttatcttttaatataaaaattaaaaaaaaaagaatactaATAATTTAACAACTTTAAAGTACCCCAACTAAAATAATGGAAATAGATGTAAACATTTAGCATAATCTAATATTTTTTTAATGGCCAACTAAATCACTGGATAAGCATTCTGAGATACCTTCAATTAAGCAAATGCATCCTCTCCTCCATAACGGTTAGAGTTGGATGTATACTCGAGCCACCAAACCACCAATTTTGGGGAAAACCTGCCCGTCCGAAGCCCCACTGCAGTAAATCCGGTTCGGCTTGGTTTTGAACTAGCAGCCTCATAAAAAACCTAGGTATAAACTTTATTGACACCACCAATATGTCTTTCAAAATAATGTTAAGAATTAAACTTGAGAgctaaaagaaaaaacaaaatgaataaGTACTAGACGAAGACAATCTAATATTCTTTTTAAATGTAAAAATAAACATTAAATTGCATCATGACTAGACAACAAAAGCATGtctattttagtaatttcacccAATGCACACCTCCACCTTTTCAAAACACTCCCAATTCTCTCTCTCCCcacttctttctctctcttcaatCCTCCCCCTTTTCATACTCCACACTTCCCCTCTCCTCCACACTTCTGCAACACACGAACTGCGTGTTTTCCAAACATTTCTCTTGAACAAATGACAGCATCTTCCTGCTTCAATCCCACCAATTCCACCGGCATGATCTCTCAAGTGGTCCAAATGCTCCAAACCAACTCCAAAAACGAAGCTGATTCACAGACCAAAATAGCAGGAGAAGAAGAAGGTTGTTCCAAAACGGTTACTCGAGAGTGTAGAATAtgtcaagaagaagatgatgaacaTGAATTGGAGTCTCCCTGTGCCTGTAATGGTACTCTCAaggtctgtttttttttttttaatcgtTTATAGTTTATTTAGGTTTTCTTTTTGGTGTTTACAAGTGCATACTTTTATTATTTCATTTCTGATCCTTGATTTTGGGCTGAAAGAgtttagggatgagcaaatggtacccggTACCGTTATCGAATTTATCAAACCgggtacattttcggtaccgacttttgacattttcggtaccggtttttaCACTCGAATACCggtatcgaaccgtaccgttCCGTCctgggtatattcggtaccggtaccataCCAATACCTACTTTTGCGGATtttcggtaccgagctcatcctgAAAGTGTGATTGTTTTGTTGAAAAAGGTTGAATATGTGTGGATTCCAATTCCATTAGTGGGTCCAGGTTTGGTTCAGATATTTTGATCTTGTTTGTTTAAAGAGTTAAAGTAAATGAGTTATTGAGTTTGGTTGTACAGCTCATTTATGAGGTCATTGCTTATGTGCTTCTTTATTCTTATCTAAATTTGAATgggttattatttattaaatgcaGATGCTAATTTAGTCAaaattagtattttttttttctacgATTTGGATTGTCACATTTGATTGTAATTTTGTATTTGTGGGTTGCAGTTTGCTCATAGGAAATGTATTCAGAAATGGTGCAATAAGAAAGGGGATATAACCTGTGAGATTTGCAATCAGGTTTGGCCCTTTTTTGGTCCAGAATTTAATAATAATTTGGTGAatttttcttttgttgaaatgCTATTGTATTTGACTTGTTTCATAGATTTATTCACCGGATTACGCTCTTCCACCAGCTAGAACCAATCCAGATGTCATGACTATTGATATCAGGTAAAGTTGCTACAAAGATTTGGCGAAAAAAttattctttgttttttttttttttaaactttctgCACAAGGTTTACTGTTTTTGTTCAGTATTATTCTCATTGTATTTTTTAGGCATGCGTGGGGCCCACAAATCGATCTCCGGGATGCTCACTTCTTGGCTTTTGCTTCTGAGAATCAGTTTCTTGAACCGGATTATGAAGATTACGGTGTAGGAAGTAATAACAGCATTGCGTACCTCCGGTTTATGGCTCTCATTGTAAGTGAAAAACAAGTCctatgtcaaaattttataaaaggtCATATAATTATATAAACTTATTATTGTTTGCTTAAATTAAATGTCAGTTGATGTTAATATTGCTGATACGCCAAGCTTTGCTGGTCACAAGAGACCTCGGGATGCTGCCAGAATCGTCAAAATTCTTTAACGTAAGTTTGTATTGTATTGTCGGTTGACTTATAGTTTGCAATCATTGACTTCTCTACATGAATTGCAGTTTCAGGTTTCGGTTCTTCAACTTGTGGGCTTACTTCTTCCATGCTACGTGGTGGGCCGTTCATGGATAATGATTTTAAGGCAAAGAAGAAGGCAGGTTAGTGAGTCACTTGAATTCGTACTCCTTTTTATTCTTATGATCTTATCTGACAATTGGGTAATAAAGTAAACCACGTGTTTGAAAAGATTTATTCTTATGTCACTGTCGTAATTCATAGACAATGCAAGAAATGGGGCTAACTGCGATTAAGACCGCCACCAACAATCCCATTAGCAAATAATTCACCTATGAAACTTGTAccataaaacacaatcaaacgAACTGTTGTTTCTTTCCTCAGGTTGGATGATGAAAATCAGGAAAGCGGTTATGTATATCCTTTCTGCTTCTTGATGAGCGGTTTAATGGCCGTGAAGTTGAGTGCATTTGCAGCACCTACAACAATGAAAGCCTCAAAGGCGAGAAATCTTGAAATGTATAGATGTTTTCATCCTTTATGAATCTAGTTTCAACTGCTTCACTTGATGCCATCTTATGTAAATTGTGAATATTGGTGAGTTCATTGCCTCattcgtctttcttgcattttgTGATTGCTTGTTGTCTTGTTGATTTGAGTCAAAGGGTTGAAATGATAAGTGCATTCAAGTGCATAACACGACCAAATCGCTTGTTAAAAAACGTAAGGTTAGTTTTGTAACAAGATATCATTTATAAACATATATATGCATACCAGCAAAATTTGAAATAAAAAGTGAAAAAATGTATTTGTGGGTTGACCCAACTTATGTTCACATTCATTATTCTTTTACCTGTTACCCTGAGGTGTCATTTGATTTCACAGAATTCAATCATTCATGAAGTGAAAGGGGTTTCGACTGCACGGTTTATCATCATTTTCTTTCCTCACCAATAGAGTATTTTAAATATTAGGATGTTTATAGGCGAAACTATTAAGAGTCGAATGGCCTGACCAAATTGATATTTTTACTATTACGGCCTGGTTCGACACATATCCTATATTTTTGTAAAATCCCGTTCTGAACAAAACCAAAATGACCATTTTTTGTCCCAAACGACCCATTGGACCTGAACGTTTTTTGACCCACTACCCATCCGTATTGCCAAGTAAAAGAGTCCAAGAGATGATACTTTCCATTCGTCTTAGAATATAACTGACCACACCCATGTTAGGGATGGTGTAATTTTTTATAGGGTTCTTATATAGTTTGGGGGCAATGCCCTTTATCCaaaaaggaaaagaagaaaaaagaaagtCAAGTAAGACCCACTTGTATTCTTTTTTCATAAGGATATTTTTTTCAATGACCTTTACCTTTGCCAGTTGCCTTGATAGTGTTGTCGCAGAGGCAACATGTGTGGGGTTTGTAAATGCCTTTTGGGCCTATACTGGTTAGAGCTAGAAGGCCGACTTTGGATTCATTTTGTGCCTAAGTTAAGTTGTTTTAACCTATTTGTTCTCTATACTAGCTTAGTAACCCATGTATTATACTGATTGAACAACAAAAATGATAAAACTAATAAAATTGTAACGCAAGTTGAATAGACATATCAATAACAAATATCAAATTCAAAGAGGCCCTAGTTAAATCTGGATATCGTGGTAAACTATCCATGACTCCATCCCCTTTATAAAAtctgtgtattacacggattgagtgagtaaaacttgattttatttttgtaattttgaaTATGTGGGATCATATCATATTATCATTATTTTCTCAAATTATAAGCTTATACATAAATTATGATAGGCTTTAAGATTGATGGAGTCTGTcttattaatttaatatttttttcttctttataTAAAATGGCAGTTTGGTTTTATATCTCAACACAAATACCATGAGATACTTTTAACAATGCTTAGTCTCATCAAAATTGCAATAGCTCACGTTtcaacatcttgtaaaaattacACCATTTCTTGTCTACACCTTGTgattttataacaaaaaattGACTACATCATTACTCACAACCATTTAACTAAGATTATATATTTGCAAACCCGTACCGTTTTTAtgcgaaccgttttgacccgaagTGTTTAGCCATGAGCcgttcgacccgtaccgtttctatccgaaccgtttcgacgcaatCAGTTCGACTCCAACCGTTTCGACgcaaaccgtttcgacccgaacattttagacgcgaaccgttttgacccgtaccgtttccaCCCAAACTgtttcgacccataccgtttcgaCCCAAACTGGGGGTGTGGGTGCCgggtgatggattccaattcatttgacaaccaatCACATaaaaaatggaattgagatttcaattccaacaatttccaattccaattggaatgtttaaattccaaatacaattctttcaaattctaattcctatacaaattccaattccaaaacATTCCACAAAATCAAATGGCCCCTTAGTTTTGCTAGAGTGTTAGTCATTTTTAGTCATTTTGGATGAATTTGACAACATTTTTGAAACCTCAGTGGTTCCTATGAggaaaaaaattcttttttggatGGATCTAACAAATATTAAGAAACGTTagagacgattttggcaatttacccttttataaatcattaaaaGCCACGTTTCAAACTTACAATaactatagggtgtggtcatgaccctccaTATTAGTGCCATGTAACCCACatctaatccatcatccaaaaccactaccctaaaggtgtggtcatgacccaaaaccactagccccttatttattttaatttatctttgtctaaagaaaaacgaaatgatttgttgaaaaatggaaaggaggaccatggttgccggtttaatccatgcaaaccatggtggatcaatcaaggggTGGTGTAGCCTTTTATTCATATTCCTAGGtggcaaatcatgtcccaaccattaACCCCATACCAAATAGCCTAATGATTATAAAATGTTTCAAGAATGGAAATCAACCAAATAATGAGATTATTAGTtgattaaattaaaaaatatagaGAAAATACTAAAGTTGTTATCTTTCTAAATGAGGTATCAAATTGGTTTAGCAATTTTATGAACAAATCAATCATTTATTCATGATGAGATAAGATAATATAAGATGAGTTGTGTATACATTTTTATTACTCATATATCAATcataataattatttaaaaaatatttacttATAAGTGGGGCTACTAAATATACCCTATTTTgttactttttataccctttttttataaaatcacatttaaACTTGTCATATTTACCCCTTAAACAAGTCATATTTTTTAAAAACTATTCTTTTTTGTTACAAGACcaattcaaaagtgtaaaaatatattatagacgtttttttttaaattgtttgtttctttatgtttatttaaaaaccatTATTTTCTTAAAAAAGTTTCCAGATATTGTTTACACtttctcaaatagtattttgattatgttttcttttattgaacatctttacaaattactaataatgtttttcatataacaacaactagtttatagacccgcgtattacacggattgaataaagACAATATGTTACGTAAACTCGTGTAACGCATAGACTTATAACCTAgtgacttaaataataataattcataattataataatataataattacgaATAGATAATAATAACAATAGCAATAACAATTTTTCTCATTTGTTCCCGAGTTTTGCAtttttttgttgtcattttcatccaactcatTAACATTAAAAAAGTCAGTTTAATGAgtggtatttttgtctttttacttatataatttattgttttttaatccAAATAAAACCCACCCCACTAAATTATATCATCGCTCAAATGTGAACTTAAAAAGCTATATAAATCTCTTCTGTTTAACTTAATCATTGttgatattaaattaaaataataaattaaaatataatctaaattatataaaatataatttaaattttaaactaTATACCATATTCGTTTTTATAGGTTTATTGGCATGGCGGTATAAATTCGTTGAATAAAGAGTTATATTGGcaataaagttttttttatatcgGACACCACATgtgttatatattaataataattggatattaatctaatataatattaataaaataataatattgctAAATTAAGATATACCTCTATGTAGTTTTTCTCAAACAAattatttggttagattagacaaTCTAGGTCTACAAGCATATAACCTAATTTGGTTTGATTAGCaatgattaaaaaataaaatttaatgttacatatgaaagtaaaaataagtaaataaaatacTACAATAGTATAAGATAAATATTTTTATGTATTACGTATTTATCTATACTTATGTATAGATTAATAATTTGGATATATTAATATGATGTAATAACAATATGTATTTATTTGTTGTTGTGTATAAATTAATAAATTGTAtattaatatgatataataataataagaagaatattaattaataataatattaaaggaGAGAATGCCACATAGCATTAAGATATGATTTTAAGAAGAGAATGACATGTGGCATTAACATGAtctttttattagtattagataataaaaaaaattgaattttatttttgaaaaaaagtctacattatatttttttcctcgtctagtttgtattttaaaagccttatatttattatttttaatatttgaaaagtctaacggagtttaaggagctattcgggagctttacggagcACCGGGGAGCGAATAGGATCAAACGGGAACATGGAACGATGAAATTAGAAAAACAGGTTTTAGAGAGCTAGTCGTCGACGCCCTAgttggccgtcggcgacgcccttcAGAAAGCCTCATCGAAAGAAAATGCTCGTATACAGTTGTTTAGTGCGTCGAGACCAATTTGAATAACCGCAGGCCGTCACCGACGCCCTCCACTGATGCAAAAGcgctaaaacttgaatttgaatgTTTGGGGGCGGGTTATATCACTAGTTTTGGGGCATTTGCAAGGAGTTATGCAATTTTGAATATTGTCCTTCAGTTCCGGTGTGCGTTGTATTTGTCGAGTATTGTACAGAAACTATGTCGAATTGAATACACGAAATCCTTAAACGGTGAATCTTATTGTGTATTACATTCTCTCGCTCGGTTGGTGTCGTAGCTTGGATTCTGCACTCGCTACAACATCTGAAACAAGAAATCACGTTCGTCCGACGATCCGTATGGGGACCTACACAATCATCCACCATCATCACCTTCGATCACaacccttactaccactaacgcATTGTTATGGGTAACTTGGATATATAAATGTTATATTTGATCGGGGGGCGACACTTGGATCAGTATCTCATTAAGTCTgtataaacaataataaaaaaaaaaaccacataCATTTTTGAAATCGAccagtttaatatattttttaaatgaagaagagaaaaatatTTGTGAATCAATCCTCCATTTGTTTTGCTTTAGAAAAGTGTTCACTTCGATCGACGTCTTAAACTGGTTTTACTTGTTTATAACATACTCTTTacactaattaaatttgaattgaATTTATATAGGTTGTTAGTGTATAGTTTGATAAAATAATTTTAGTACCTATTATTTATTTGTTCACTTACATAAATGGTTTGAATGATTAATATGTGCTAGGGCTGTAAACGCTATTTTAAAAGAAACACTTTGTacttttttgataaataaaaattgttaattattttataaacacatCTAAtgtattaaaaattataaaagtaaGACCTTTAAAATACAAACTAGATGAGGAAAAAACACAATGTAGACTTTTTTCAAAAAGAAAgttcaaaacttttttttattatttttataagaaacataatcaaaatactgTTTGAGAAGGTGTCTTTAGAAACAATATatgaaaactttttttaaaaaaatatgatttaaaaaaaattaacaaataaatattaaaaaaaaaaatgtctgtaatcttttttttttacacttttgaatttgttttgtaacaaaaagaatACTTTTTAAAATGATGATTTGTATAGGGGGTAAATATAACAAgttttagggcatgtttggctaagctttttgtaacaacttattgacttattggctttttaaaaagttataagttctaaaatggtgtttggcaatGAGGGTGTATGTGAGTAGGAAAAGTGACTTTTTCAAAAAGTCACTCCATACTGACTTTttaaaaagccaataagtcaataagcacttttcaaaaagcttagccaaacatgcccttaatgTGATTTTATAGAAATTAGGTATAAAAAGTAATAAGAGTGGGTACATTTAGACTACCCCTAAGTATAACACAATCATAAAAAATTTCTAAAATTATTCATGTATAACTATAACGAAAACACTTTACCAATGCATTGGTGGTCCATTAGCAAAGATAAAGTTTTTAAACATCTTGAAAATGGGAGGTCTTGGGTTTAAGTCACACAAACGACATGAATAAAAAGAAATTAGCCGTTAAAAAACGAAAACACTTaaagtaaaacataaaaaaggtacaaaacaataaaaaaaattaaaattaattttagagttaaatgccattttagtccctgtggtttggactattttgtcagtttagtccaaaggttttatttttcgtcCGTGTGTCAAAAAATGTTTCAccgttaccattttagtccactaggttaacttcatctatttttttgttaacgagaagagTAATTCGACCGTTTTATATGTAATTCCTGTTAACTAGAATGACAATTCAGctatataaaatgatcgaattgcgcttctcgttaacagaaataacgGAGGAAGCTAATCCAGTGAACTAAAATGATAACgctgaaacctttttgaactcacaggcgaaaaataaaacatttaaacTAAACTAAGAAAAATGACCCAAACTAGACAGACTATATAAATCATTAAAAGCCACGTTTCAAACTTACAATAAGTATAGTATTGCaatatctcaaaaaaaaaaaaaaaaaaaaaaaaaaaaaacccacgtCTACCGACTAGTCGACTCCACACATCCATGCCAACTTTAAATACATGATAGCGACATTGAAATCTGAAATACGTTGGCAGTTGCATGGTGCACAAAATGTCCATGGGCCCCACATGGTAACGATCTCAACCGTCGACCCACCCCGATTCAATTCAATCCAATCCAATCCATGACAACACATACCTCACCATCATCACACGCAAAACCTCCGATCAAATCTCCAGATCCTCATTTTCCTGTAataattcatcatcatcatcaccaatgTCTAAGCAAACCTACACTGTATGCTTCTGTTTCAGACGACGCTTCCGCGTTCCGGCCGCTCAACCGCCTGCCGGAATCAAATCTATCTTCGATAAGTACGCCGTTAACGATCATATGTCCGCTGATCGCCTCCAGCGCTTTCTCGTTGAGGTTCAGAAAGAAGAGAAAGCTACGGTTGAAGGAGCTGAAGCGATTATTATGAATAATTCCTCTCTTATGTTCCATCGCAAGGGTTTCAATGTTGATGCGTTTTTTAGATATCTTCTCGCCTCTTCTGTTCCTGTTTTGTCTCCTCATTCGGTAACTAATTCTTCCTTTAGGTTTCAGTTGTTGTGGTTCGGATTACTATGCCGTTAACAGTAACAAGTAAAGTGCTGATATATAACTGCATATGAGCACTTTGCTTCCTATGTTAAGATCAtctatttgtatttgattttgcCTCTATAGTTAATTAAGAGTATAGTACTTTAATTCTCCTTATTGATTTTGCTAATTGTTGTTTGGATTAGTATGATTGAGCTTTTATTTCTCTTAATTGATGATTGAGTATAGTCCTGTAACACATTATCTGGTTTCTGTTTGTGTGTTTCTGTTAATAATTGTTTCGTTTGAAGTTAGTTTTTGTTGTGGAAATGATTAGTTTTAATTATCAACACGATAACCACCGAATGCATTTGCTTGTACAATGTACATTATCTGTAATACTATTGAAATAAGAGTTGAGagtaaattattttttgagtccctgtgttttagtggttttaacaacttgagtccaaaatcaaaaagttgaacgccctgagtccctagccatttattttataacgttttgagtccgattttgttaaaaaaattggactcaaaaggttaaaatttggactcaaaaggactcaaatggttataaGTAAAGCGTCTAGGGACTTAGGGCGTTCaaatattttgattttggactcaaatggttaaaaccactaaaacacaaggactcaaCAAGTAATTTACTCTTGAAATGATCTTCTGTTGTTCTCCAGATTCACCAAGATATGACTGCTCCGTTGTCTCATTATTTTATATTCACCGGTCACAACTCATATCTAACCGGGAATCAACTTAGTAGCGACTGTAGTGATGTTCCCATCATTCAAGCACTGGAAAAAGGCGTAAGAGTCATCGAGTTAGACATATGGCCCAATTCAACAAATGACGACGTGCTTGTCCTTCATGGAATGTAAAAAAGCTTGCTTTACGTACATTACACTCTGTATCAGTGCATTATATCTACATGGTCTAATCATTATGTTGTGCATATAGGACATTAACCTCACCTGTTGAACTATCCAAGTGTTTTATGTCCATCAAAACTCACGCTTTCGTTGCATCTGATTACCCTGTCGTGATTACGTTAGAAGACCACCTTACCACCGAACTTCAAGCTAAAGTGGCAGAGGTAATGTTGTAATTTAGATTGTAATCTGGTGTTATCTCCGTTGTTAATTTTTGTGTGACCAAATTCATAGATGGTCCATCAAATATTTGGAGACAAGCTGTTTACTCCTGACAAAGAGTGTTTAGAGGAATTTCCGTCACCTGAATCTCTTAAAAAACGGTTCATCATATCTACTAAACCACCGAAAGAATACCTTAAAGCGGAGAAAACTAAGGACAAGGGAAATGAATCACACGAGAAGGATTCATCCACAGAAGCTTGGGGCGGTGAAATTCCAAACGCTTTTGATGATAAGGTACATGAACAttacccattttgacccgtttcaaccTGTACTGACTCTGTCCTTGCAGGATGATTCGGATGACACTGATTCAGATGATGATGACAATGACGATCTACACAGTGGTGACGTGGCACCTGAATACAGGAGTTTGATTGCCATCCATGCTGGAAAGGGAAAGGGTGGTTTGGATGATTGGTTGAAAGTGGACGCTG is from Helianthus annuus cultivar XRQ/B chromosome 9, HanXRQr2.0-SUNRISE, whole genome shotgun sequence and encodes:
- the LOC110870458 gene encoding uncharacterized protein LOC110870458, producing MTASSCFNPTNSTGMISQVVQMLQTNSKNEADSQTKIAGEEEGCSKTVTRECRICQEEDDEHELESPCACNGTLKFAHRKCIQKWCNKKGDITCEICNQIYSPDYALPPARTNPDVMTIDIRHAWGPQIDLRDAHFLAFASENQFLEPDYEDYGVGSNNSIAYLRFMALILMLILLIRQALLVTRDLGMLPESSKFFNFQVSVLQLVGLLLPCYVVGRSWIMILRQRRRQVG
- the LOC110870464 gene encoding phosphoinositide phospholipase C 2 codes for the protein MSKQTYTVCFCFRRRFRVPAAQPPAGIKSIFDKYAVNDHMSADRLQRFLVEVQKEEKATVEGAEAIIMNNSSLMFHRKGFNVDAFFRYLLASSVPVLSPHSIHQDMTAPLSHYFIFTGHNSYLTGNQLSSDCSDVPIIQALEKGVRVIELDIWPNSTNDDVLVLHGMTLTSPVELSKCFMSIKTHAFVASDYPVVITLEDHLTTELQAKVAEMVHQIFGDKLFTPDKECLEEFPSPESLKKRFIISTKPPKEYLKAEKTKDKGNESHEKDSSTEAWGGEIPNAFDDKDDSDDTDSDDDDNDDLHSGDVAPEYRSLIAIHAGKGKGGLDDWLKVDADKVRRLSLSEHELEKAAKTHGPQIVRFTQRNILRVYPKGIRFDSSNYNPLVGWMHGAQMVAFNMQGYGRSLWLMQGMFRGNGGCGYVKKPDFLLTGGHEVFDPLVKLPVKMKLKITIFMGEGWYYDFKHTHFDAYSPPDFYVRIGIGGVPDDTIMKKSKTVEDSWSPAWDEEFEFELTVPELALLRIEVHENDISEKDDFGGQTCLPVREINKGIRPVPLYSQEGDKYPSVKLLMLFDTV